Proteins encoded within one genomic window of Candidatus Cloacimonadota bacterium:
- a CDS encoding PD-(D/E)XK nuclease family protein, translated as MHALINISFSEDLTAAAVSQVRDASILVFPTRISAARARQRFMEGWALQDCEFVAMEDFKAALLLPSLPRISDDKRLLCLYQSLLEEDREYFHINGYFDIVEWGGHFFQFFEELCDENVDSQILHDLPGRAQMTLLNWQEDYLLRVLEIRSRYQGKLEELACSDPIFTRRADRARVHFSGRKVVFVNQYYYSRLEKALLDALEHAGNEVLVLAQAPAEENRDLEPPRIDLASLEAAEYKLRQLEIVECENAEQMVLAFLANHAQASGEEGDAVIVDSHFNQAHYRDLFDPARFAIPRSESIVGSNVFQLLRVFQRHLEAMQATLEESFLPLRLILDACAQEGFLRYHGLSAADKAPLLEELRYMLQKDILYVDSELRLLSKLYRKQGFPLLRVVLHKHFALLRQLGRIARPKDLIDLVDIPEGLRIQDLCREEELLHSDILDVFYERLSNFASLENLAIVSDWEALFGCGGVSLAAAILQLFLESLGSGKFSFQQALEAESRVEVSNLLDLRDLQHHSVYFFHATEGEIPSNPSPVWLLNENQRASLGLKSYPDLRERERYYFLRTVLTSRRCVIFSYRDQEKDIEPGSFVTELVQAMADGALPEVNREKPEEQTVQLAPRISKLYLAGFEAAPDPAESLPGLADKAFCGLDQPDGDFFTLPCSPQKDFGAGGRVHTSYYSLAWFKKNPFAWYLEHLRKLPELELRPQETLTRKLFGSIMHSFLSSVLLPLAREEADLPGLEKAFTDSKGLAEALGRILNDPDQLYLYKIPQNYNHEFLVSIISDNLVESIREFFFEFLKPRLQEVSFRLIPEEEFMTKEESEGRKLVCVTHGDRDYSLWIHGKADLRVECPELNYIVDFKTGNGDDGQLIFYEWLYYLLDEAWQGKELQSLFWLVFRQETGGKKITDKRRQDWREGLEDSFKDVLDRGFTLGKKAGDREKLAAVTRADLFRADKGGEA; from the coding sequence TTGCACGCCCTCATCAATATCTCTTTCAGTGAAGACCTGACCGCAGCGGCCGTGAGCCAGGTCAGGGACGCCAGCATTTTGGTCTTTCCCACCCGCATTTCCGCTGCCAGGGCCAGGCAACGCTTCATGGAAGGCTGGGCCCTGCAGGATTGCGAGTTTGTGGCGATGGAGGATTTCAAAGCCGCGCTGCTGCTCCCCTCCCTGCCGCGGATCAGTGACGACAAGCGCTTGCTCTGTCTCTACCAATCCTTGCTGGAGGAAGACCGGGAGTATTTCCACATCAACGGCTATTTCGACATCGTGGAGTGGGGCGGCCACTTCTTCCAGTTCTTTGAGGAACTTTGCGACGAAAACGTGGACAGCCAGATCCTGCACGACCTTCCCGGCCGCGCCCAGATGACGCTGCTGAACTGGCAGGAGGATTACCTGCTCCGGGTTCTGGAGATCCGCTCCCGGTATCAGGGCAAACTGGAGGAACTGGCCTGCAGCGATCCCATCTTCACTCGCCGGGCCGACCGCGCCCGGGTTCATTTCTCCGGCCGGAAAGTGGTTTTCGTGAACCAATATTATTACAGCCGGCTGGAAAAAGCGTTGCTGGATGCTTTGGAACATGCCGGCAACGAGGTGCTGGTGCTGGCGCAGGCCCCGGCGGAAGAAAACCGTGATCTGGAGCCACCCCGCATCGACCTGGCCAGCCTGGAAGCGGCGGAATACAAGCTCAGGCAACTGGAGATCGTGGAATGCGAAAACGCCGAACAGATGGTGCTGGCCTTCCTCGCCAACCATGCCCAGGCCAGTGGGGAAGAGGGTGATGCGGTGATCGTGGACAGCCATTTCAACCAGGCCCATTACCGTGATTTGTTCGATCCTGCCCGCTTTGCCATCCCCCGCTCCGAATCCATCGTTGGCAGCAACGTCTTTCAGCTGCTGCGTGTTTTCCAAAGGCACCTGGAGGCGATGCAGGCCACGCTGGAAGAATCCTTCCTGCCGCTGCGACTCATCCTGGATGCCTGCGCGCAAGAGGGTTTTCTGCGCTATCACGGGCTCTCAGCCGCGGATAAGGCCCCGCTGCTGGAAGAGCTGAGATACATGCTGCAAAAGGATATCCTCTACGTGGACAGCGAGCTGCGGCTTTTGAGCAAACTTTACCGCAAGCAGGGTTTTCCCCTGCTTAGGGTGGTTTTGCACAAACACTTTGCCCTCCTCCGCCAGCTGGGCAGGATCGCCCGGCCCAAAGACCTCATCGATTTGGTCGACATTCCTGAGGGTCTGCGGATCCAGGACCTGTGCCGGGAAGAGGAACTGCTGCACAGCGATATCCTGGATGTCTTCTACGAGCGGCTCTCCAACTTTGCCAGCCTGGAAAACCTGGCCATTGTAAGCGACTGGGAAGCGCTCTTCGGCTGCGGCGGAGTGAGCCTGGCCGCGGCCATTCTGCAGCTGTTCCTGGAATCCCTGGGTAGCGGCAAGTTCAGCTTCCAGCAGGCTTTGGAGGCTGAATCCCGCGTGGAGGTGAGCAACCTGTTGGATCTGCGCGACCTGCAGCACCACAGCGTTTACTTCTTCCATGCCACCGAGGGGGAAATCCCTTCAAATCCAAGCCCGGTCTGGTTGCTCAACGAAAACCAGCGCGCCAGTCTGGGCCTGAAAAGCTATCCCGACCTCCGCGAGCGTGAACGCTACTATTTTCTGCGCACCGTGCTCACCAGCAGGCGTTGCGTGATCTTCAGCTACCGCGACCAGGAAAAGGACATCGAGCCGGGCAGCTTTGTAACCGAACTGGTTCAGGCCATGGCGGACGGCGCGTTGCCGGAGGTGAACAGGGAGAAGCCGGAAGAGCAGACAGTGCAGCTGGCGCCGCGGATATCCAAACTCTATCTGGCTGGCTTTGAGGCTGCTCCGGACCCCGCGGAGAGCCTTCCCGGGCTCGCCGACAAGGCCTTCTGTGGGCTGGACCAGCCGGACGGGGACTTTTTCACTCTGCCCTGTTCTCCCCAGAAAGATTTTGGGGCGGGCGGGCGCGTCCACACCAGCTATTACAGCCTGGCCTGGTTCAAAAAAAACCCCTTCGCCTGGTATCTGGAGCATCTGCGCAAGCTTCCGGAACTGGAACTGCGTCCGCAGGAAACCCTCACGCGCAAACTCTTTGGCAGCATCATGCACTCCTTTCTTTCGTCTGTGCTGCTGCCTCTGGCCAGGGAGGAGGCCGACCTGCCCGGTCTGGAAAAGGCTTTCACGGATTCCAAAGGCCTGGCGGAAGCCTTGGGCAGGATCTTGAACGACCCTGACCAACTCTACCTCTACAAGATCCCGCAAAACTACAACCACGAGTTTCTGGTGAGCATCATCTCGGACAATCTGGTGGAATCCATTCGCGAGTTTTTCTTCGAGTTTCTGAAACCCCGGCTGCAAGAAGTTTCCTTCCGGCTGATTCCGGAAGAGGAATTCATGACCAAAGAGGAAAGCGAAGGCCGCAAGCTGGTCTGCGTGACCCATGGGGACCGGGACTATTCGCTCTGGATTCACGGCAAGGCGGACCTGCGCGTAGAATGCCCGGAACTCAATTACATCGTGGATTTCAAGACCGGCAATGGCGACGACGGGCAACTGATCTTCTATGAGTGGCTGTACTATCTGCTGGACGAGGCCTGGCAGGGCAAGGAATTGCAATCCCTGTTCTGGCTTGTTTTCAGGCAGGAAACGGGTGGCAAAAAGATCACTGACAAGCGCCGCCAGGACTGGCGGGAAGGACTGGAGGATAGCTTTAAAGACGTTCTGGATCGGGGATTTACCCTTGGCAAAAAAGCCGGTGACCGGGAGAAACTGGCCGCTGTCACCCGCGCTGACCTGTTCCGTGCGGACAAGGGAGGTGAGGCATGA
- the thiS gene encoding sulfur carrier protein ThiS has protein sequence MTPCVTVNGHQISWREGMTVRDVLTAMNYTFMMLVIKIDGQLVKKADWDTTEVPAGADVSVYHLISGG, from the coding sequence ATGACGCCCTGCGTCACCGTCAACGGGCATCAGATAAGCTGGCGGGAAGGCATGACGGTGCGCGACGTGCTCACCGCGATGAACTACACTTTCATGATGCTGGTGATCAAGATCGACGGCCAGTTGGTGAAAAAAGCTGACTGGGATACCACGGAAGTGCCTGCCGGGGCGGATGTAAGCGTCTATCACCTGATCAGCGGCGGCTGA
- the thiF gene encoding sulfur carrier protein ThiS adenylyltransferase ThiF, which translates to MDKLYTELFSGHDPSQLQVWQKAVVGIAGAGGLGSNIAVSLTRAGIGKIIIADHDSVTTANLARQQYFLNQVGLPKVAALKDNLRHISPYTNVVIYHIKVSPLNIDSIFAQADIMLEAFDAAAEKQMLIEAWQSLFPQRYIIAASGIAGVGKNELIHTETLGRLIIVGDGVSELEPGISPVSARVATVANMQANLCLELLLEAAK; encoded by the coding sequence GTGGACAAGCTATACACAGAACTCTTTTCCGGGCATGACCCCAGCCAGCTGCAAGTTTGGCAAAAAGCCGTGGTGGGCATAGCCGGGGCCGGGGGCTTGGGATCGAATATCGCCGTATCCCTCACCAGGGCAGGTATTGGCAAAATCATCATTGCCGACCACGATTCGGTGACCACCGCCAACCTGGCCCGTCAGCAGTATTTCCTCAACCAAGTCGGCTTGCCCAAGGTGGCCGCGCTGAAAGACAATCTACGCCACATCAGCCCTTACACCAACGTGGTCATATATCACATCAAGGTAAGCCCACTCAACATCGACAGCATTTTTGCCCAGGCGGACATCATGCTGGAAGCGTTTGATGCTGCCGCGGAAAAGCAGATGCTGATCGAGGCCTGGCAAAGCCTCTTCCCCCAGCGCTATATCATCGCCGCTTCAGGCATTGCCGGGGTGGGGAAAAACGAATTGATCCACACCGAGACTCTGGGCCGGTTGATCATTGTCGGCGACGGCGTTTCCGAGCTGGAGCCAGGAATAAGCCCGGTTTCCGCGCGGGTGGCGACAGTGGCCAATATGCAGGCCAACCTCTGTCTGGAACTGCTTCTGGAGGCGGCGAAATGA
- the mobB gene encoding molybdopterin-guanine dinucleotide biosynthesis protein B encodes MKAIGIIGYHHSGKTTLAVALISALAQKGFQVASIKDIHSEAYRADSEGKNSWKHAQAGASQVFARGLRDAALILDQPPDLPRMLSLLSAEWLIIEGMKDAAVPKIVCANDTAQADELIDETVFCLCGRISGQTSSYKGLPVFSLEEQTPQLIELAVSKAFDILPHSAPECCSACGKTCWQLAADIVQGRAGRSDCVLDSQQDLELEIGGQPLTIVPFVQNLLRDIILGFTANLKGTDNGGDIRIHIRR; translated from the coding sequence GTGAAAGCGATCGGGATCATCGGCTACCATCACAGCGGCAAGACCACCCTAGCTGTAGCCCTCATCAGCGCCTTGGCGCAGAAAGGTTTTCAAGTGGCCTCCATCAAGGACATTCACTCCGAGGCCTATCGGGCCGACAGCGAGGGCAAAAATTCTTGGAAGCATGCCCAGGCCGGCGCTTCACAGGTATTTGCCCGCGGCTTGCGCGATGCCGCCCTGATCCTGGATCAACCGCCTGACCTGCCGCGGATGCTGAGTTTGCTCAGCGCCGAGTGGCTGATCATCGAAGGCATGAAAGATGCCGCCGTGCCCAAGATAGTCTGCGCCAACGACACAGCCCAGGCGGACGAACTGATCGATGAGACGGTTTTTTGCCTCTGTGGCCGGATCTCGGGCCAAACCAGCAGTTACAAAGGCCTGCCGGTGTTTTCCCTCGAGGAACAAACGCCGCAACTGATCGAACTTGCCGTCAGCAAAGCTTTCGATATCCTGCCCCACAGCGCTCCGGAGTGCTGCTCCGCCTGCGGAAAAACCTGCTGGCAACTAGCCGCGGACATAGTGCAGGGCCGGGCCGGGCGCTCCGACTGCGTTTTGGACAGCCAGCAGGATCTCGAACTTGAGATCGGCGGCCAGCCCCTCACCATCGTCCCCTTCGTGCAAAACCTGCTGCGGGACATCATTCTGGGTTTCACAGCCAACCTCAAGGGAACCGACAACGGCGGCGACATCAGGATTCACATCCGGAGATGA
- the ispF gene encoding 2-C-methyl-D-erythritol 2,4-cyclodiphosphate synthase, which yields MFRIGHGYDVHTLAPGRKLILGGVQIPFHLGLLGHSDADVLVHAVIDALLGALALGDIGAHFPDSDPAYAGADSRDLLRRTYAMVRERGWALANLDCTVCAERPKLRPYIDDMRANLALDLNTGRDNVSVKATTEEGLGVSGGGGGMAAHCILLLRRV from the coding sequence ATGTTTCGCATCGGCCACGGCTACGACGTTCACACCCTGGCACCGGGACGCAAACTCATCCTCGGTGGGGTGCAGATCCCCTTTCATCTGGGACTGCTGGGTCATTCCGACGCTGATGTGCTGGTCCACGCGGTGATCGACGCCCTGCTGGGAGCCCTGGCTCTCGGCGATATCGGCGCTCATTTCCCCGATTCCGATCCCGCCTACGCGGGCGCCGACAGCCGCGACCTGCTGCGCCGCACCTACGCGATGGTGCGTGAACGCGGCTGGGCGCTGGCCAATCTCGACTGCACCGTCTGCGCCGAGCGGCCCAAACTCCGTCCATACATCGACGACATGCGGGCCAATCTGGCCCTGGACCTGAATACCGGCCGGGACAACGTGAGCGTGAAAGCGACCACGGAAGAGGGTTTGGGAGTTTCCGGAGGCGGAGGCGGGATGGCTGCGCACTGCATTTTGCTGCTGAGGCGAGTGTGA
- a CDS encoding SIS domain-containing protein: MPRLYELYNNALRKFAGCFKDIRMPLPVPGLGCGVLGLALPKTTLKLGEYASRLLRALEYRGFDSTGAAFQGDGENIVLLKDVGAPSTLVKTLGIEKQAGKLFCGQVRWATFGNVDKTNAQPHEVKCKRHLYGAHNGNITNTRELKIWLTKEGHTVLSDNDGEMLVHSVEHFFDIEMDKAGNPVDTELRKACMRRAIINTAEKIVGSYAAVVVDPATQTMWAIKAGSSLYFGVGELDGMPFKLASSDLTAVLRYTKLLVNLREGEFVEFTSAGYNIHAQKKLRFKRVNAADETYAAGDLIDTKPVLSRLRAEDVELQPEFEYFMEQEIFAQVESTGKLVKLFQGGSNSGKRMLELIRREKLDDLLNAKLKEILDCHDLEERNTVFNALLASGEIASFFEAAQATYRAIFEVAVQEDFEKKYFFSNDKNTFIDLIGPEYDIRRLILAKAFDAVSESHSVQEFELSVQGFLERVKNTINHSRNAYSIACGTSFHATKIGALFFNEIAGVEIMPILPGDFRGEYSRCIKDNDLIIGVSQSGETKDLIDIFNDLEASSVKASQVVLVNNLNSTLGVEKGDLAIQILCGPEIAVPATKSFMNQITLFYYLAIRTAKMKLQELSGPESEERRREQLAKLEAREQTLPQIPSLIRETLENTSDIIDSIAAQIYMEPSLHILATKISGVAMEGALKIRETVLNHAEGREASEFKHGPNTILGKNTVYGFKHLRSFMRAFSGVIENLDGRAEEQNISRKETRDIYNALVNYMFTGNLPFNLSPAADRLFHATVDSHDFFESLYRNYPLIYVTGPETRDVNLSISQINTHKIRGANTYVIAEEDERLLKNASDNPREGGRYGWGYVMLPKTGDGLLTCFSATVALQMLALKMSLRKMKKLDKLNIPDHGVHPDVPKNVSKSITVD; encoded by the coding sequence ATGCCCCGCCTGTATGAGCTCTACAATAATGCCCTGCGCAAGTTCGCGGGCTGTTTCAAGGATATCCGGATGCCTTTGCCTGTGCCCGGTCTGGGTTGCGGAGTGCTGGGTCTGGCTTTGCCCAAAACCACGCTGAAGCTGGGAGAATACGCCTCGCGCCTGCTGCGGGCTTTGGAATACCGGGGTTTTGATTCCACCGGCGCGGCTTTTCAGGGCGATGGCGAAAACATTGTCCTGCTGAAGGATGTAGGCGCGCCAAGCACCCTTGTGAAGACACTGGGGATCGAGAAGCAGGCAGGAAAGCTGTTCTGCGGACAGGTGCGCTGGGCCACCTTTGGCAATGTGGACAAGACCAATGCCCAGCCGCACGAGGTGAAATGCAAGCGCCATCTCTACGGCGCTCACAACGGCAATATCACCAACACCCGCGAACTAAAGATCTGGCTGACCAAAGAAGGCCACACCGTTCTTTCGGACAACGATGGCGAGATGCTGGTGCACAGCGTGGAACACTTTTTCGATATCGAGATGGACAAAGCCGGAAATCCGGTGGACACGGAGCTCAGAAAAGCCTGCATGCGCCGGGCCATCATCAACACAGCCGAAAAGATCGTGGGTTCTTACGCGGCGGTGGTGGTGGATCCCGCCACTCAGACGATGTGGGCCATCAAAGCCGGCAGTAGTCTCTATTTCGGAGTGGGCGAGCTGGACGGCATGCCCTTCAAACTGGCCTCCTCCGATCTCACCGCGGTGCTGCGCTACACCAAATTGCTGGTGAATCTGCGCGAGGGCGAGTTCGTGGAATTCACTTCCGCCGGCTATAATATCCACGCGCAAAAGAAGCTCCGCTTCAAGCGCGTGAACGCCGCCGACGAAACCTACGCGGCGGGCGACCTGATCGACACCAAACCGGTGCTCTCCAGGCTGCGCGCCGAAGATGTGGAACTGCAGCCGGAGTTTGAGTATTTCATGGAGCAGGAGATCTTCGCCCAAGTGGAATCCACCGGCAAGCTGGTGAAACTGTTCCAGGGCGGATCGAACTCTGGCAAACGCATGCTGGAACTCATCCGGCGGGAAAAGCTTGATGATCTGCTCAATGCCAAGCTAAAAGAGATCTTGGACTGCCATGACCTCGAGGAACGGAACACCGTCTTCAATGCGCTGCTCGCCTCCGGGGAGATCGCCAGCTTCTTTGAGGCCGCCCAGGCCACCTACCGCGCCATTTTCGAAGTGGCCGTGCAGGAGGATTTCGAAAAGAAGTATTTCTTCTCCAACGATAAGAACACCTTTATCGACCTGATCGGCCCGGAATACGACATCCGGCGGCTGATCCTGGCCAAGGCCTTCGACGCGGTATCCGAAAGCCACAGTGTGCAAGAATTTGAGCTAAGCGTGCAGGGTTTTCTGGAACGGGTGAAAAACACCATCAACCACAGCCGCAATGCCTACTCCATCGCCTGCGGCACCAGTTTTCACGCCACCAAGATCGGCGCCCTCTTTTTCAACGAGATCGCGGGTGTGGAGATAATGCCCATCCTGCCGGGCGATTTCCGCGGCGAATATTCTCGCTGCATCAAGGATAACGACCTCATCATCGGCGTATCCCAATCCGGTGAGACCAAGGACCTCATCGACATCTTCAACGACCTCGAAGCCAGCAGCGTGAAGGCTTCCCAGGTGGTGCTGGTGAACAACCTCAATTCCACCTTGGGCGTGGAAAAAGGCGACCTCGCCATCCAGATCCTCTGCGGACCGGAGATCGCCGTACCCGCCACCAAGAGCTTCATGAATCAGATCACCCTGTTTTACTACCTGGCCATCCGCACCGCCAAAATGAAACTGCAGGAACTGTCTGGCCCTGAAAGCGAGGAACGGCGCCGGGAGCAACTAGCCAAACTGGAAGCGCGGGAACAGACCCTGCCGCAGATACCCTCCCTGATCCGCGAGACTTTGGAAAACACCTCCGACATAATCGACTCCATCGCGGCCCAGATCTATATGGAGCCTTCGCTGCACATCCTGGCCACCAAAATCAGCGGCGTGGCGATGGAAGGCGCTCTCAAGATCCGCGAAACAGTGCTCAATCACGCTGAGGGCCGCGAAGCATCTGAATTCAAGCATGGGCCAAATACCATCCTTGGCAAGAACACGGTTTACGGATTCAAGCACCTCCGCAGCTTCATGCGCGCCTTCAGCGGGGTGATCGAAAACCTGGATGGCAGGGCTGAAGAGCAGAACATCAGCCGCAAGGAAACCCGGGACATCTACAACGCCCTGGTGAACTACATGTTCACCGGCAATCTGCCCTTCAATCTGTCGCCAGCGGCGGACAGGCTGTTCCACGCCACCGTGGACAGCCACGACTTCTTTGAATCCCTCTACCGCAATTATCCGCTCATTTACGTCACCGGCCCCGAAACCCGCGACGTGAATCTCTCCATTTCGCAGATCAACACCCATAAGATCCGCGGCGCCAACACCTACGTGATCGCCGAGGAAGACGAGCGCCTGCTCAAGAACGCCAGCGACAATCCCCGCGAGGGAGGACGCTACGGCTGGGGCTACGTGATGCTGCCCAAGACCGGAGACGGACTTCTGACCTGCTTTTCAGCCACCGTCGCCCTGCAGATGCTGGCCCTGAAAATGAGCCTGCGCAAGATGAAAAAGCTGGACAAGCTGAACATTCCGGACCACGGGGTGCATCCGGATGTGCCTAAAAACGTGTCCAAATCGATAACGGTGGATTGA
- the ispD gene encoding 2-C-methyl-D-erythritol 4-phosphate cytidylyltransferase: protein MEAMTTAIVTAAGSGSRMGGNVRKQWLRLGGIPILIHTLQKFFNSAYVDNIIVTAPEEELSYCEDLIRGYFEDALKPWLVVSGGIERQDSVFGALQNCPPETEFVFIHDAVRPFITEDLIGELLEIARRDKAVIPVARLKNTIKSIQGDHVEQTVPRHNLVQVFTPQVFSYKLILAAYERAYQEGYVSTDDSALVEHNGGRVRYKFCSDLNVKITDEVDLFFARQILENSLI from the coding sequence ATGGAAGCAATGACCACGGCGATCGTGACCGCCGCCGGTTCCGGCAGCCGCATGGGCGGAAACGTCCGCAAACAGTGGCTGCGGTTGGGCGGCATACCCATCCTCATTCACACCCTGCAGAAGTTTTTCAATTCCGCCTATGTGGACAACATCATCGTAACCGCCCCGGAAGAGGAGCTGAGCTACTGTGAAGACCTGATCCGCGGATATTTTGAGGACGCCCTGAAGCCCTGGCTGGTTGTAAGCGGTGGTATCGAGAGGCAGGACAGCGTGTTTGGCGCCCTGCAAAACTGCCCTCCCGAAACGGAGTTCGTGTTCATTCACGATGCCGTGCGGCCCTTTATCACGGAAGACCTGATCGGAGAACTGCTGGAGATCGCGCGCAGAGACAAGGCCGTGATCCCCGTGGCCAGGCTCAAGAACACCATCAAAAGCATCCAGGGCGACCATGTTGAACAAACCGTGCCCCGCCACAATCTTGTGCAGGTGTTCACGCCTCAGGTTTTCTCCTACAAGCTGATCCTGGCCGCCTACGAGCGCGCCTACCAGGAAGGCTATGTGAGCACGGATGATTCCGCTTTGGTGGAACACAACGGTGGCCGGGTCCGCTATAAATTCTGTTCGGACCTGAATGTGAAGATCACCGACGAGGTTGATCTGTTCTTCGCCCGGCAGATCCTCGAAAACAGCTTGATCTAA